A genome region from Salvelinus sp. IW2-2015 unplaced genomic scaffold, ASM291031v2 Un_scaffold3788, whole genome shotgun sequence includes the following:
- the LOC139026051 gene encoding kinesin-like protein KIF21B, whose amino-acid sequence MKAVSAEYLCPVLDPSTKNITKSLASLTDIQENGTSMSLTLPIFRDRMSRTINLPVRGHTFPRQSRGGDTSPLTRRKSYDRGQSSRNADGFTPPSPPLLNP is encoded by the exons ATGAAGGCGGTATCAGCAGAGTACCTGTGTCCCGTGTTAGACCCCTCTACTAAGAACATCACTAAGTCCCTGGCCTCCCTGACAGACATCCAGGAGAACGGGACCAGTATGAGCCTCACCCTCCCTATCTTCAGAGACCGGATGTCCAGGACCATCAACCTGCCCGTCAGGGGGCACACCTT TCCCAGACAGTCTCGCGGTGGTGACACCTCCCCTCTAACAAGAAGGAAGTCTTATGACCGAGGACAGTCTTCCAG AAATGCTGATGGGTtcactcccccctccccccccctcttaaACCCGTAA